A region from the Vicia villosa cultivar HV-30 ecotype Madison, WI linkage group LG3, Vvil1.0, whole genome shotgun sequence genome encodes:
- the LOC131660882 gene encoding polyadenylate-binding protein RBP47C-like isoform X1, translating into MQSTNGSESKPTEQNTQTQQRPPKTPPHSLTVPPHQPWVPMQYPAAMVMPHHMLPPQHYAPPPHHYVPYHHYQHHAPHVHQGSSVLENKTIWVGDLQHWMDENYLHRCFASNGEIFSIKVIRNKQTGQPEGYGFVEFHSHGIAENILVNYAGMLMPNTDQPFRLNWATFSTGDHKRSDNVPDLSLFVGDLAADVTDSTLFEVFSNKYPSVKAAKVVFDANTGRSKGYGFVRFGDDNERTKALSEMNGVYCSSRPMRIGAATPRKSSGYQQGGHSNNTSNQSEADSTNTTIFVGGLDPSATAEDLRQPFSQYGEIVSVKIPVGKGCGFVQFANRNNAEEALQKLNGATVGKQTVRLSWGRNPANKQQHRMDFGSPWNGAYYGGGPVYDGYGYALPHPHDPSMYAAAYGAYPVYGGGHQQQVS; encoded by the exons ATGCAATCAACAAACGGTTCTGAATCGAAACCGACCGAACAGAATACTCAAACTCAACAACGGCCACCGAAAACGCCGCCGCATTCACTTACAGTTCCACCGCATCAACCGTGGGTTCCGATGCAATACCCGGCCGCAATGGTAATGCCGCACCATATGTTACCGCCGCAACATTATGCACCGCCACCGCATCATTACGTGCCTTATCATCACTATCAGCATCACGCGCCTCACGTGCATCAAGGATCTAGTGTTCTTGAAAATAAGACGATCTGGGTCGGTGATTTGCAGCATTGGATGGATGAGAATTATCTTCACCGATGTTTCGCTTCTAACGGCGag ATTTTCTCAATTAAAGTTATTCGCAATAAGCAGACTGGTCAACCAGAGGGTTATGGATTTGTGGAATTTCATTCACACGGGATCGCTGAGAATATTTTAGTGAATTATGCTGGGATGTTGATGCCTAATACAGATCAACCGTTTCGCCTTAACTGGGCAACATTTAGCACAGGAGATCACAAACGATCAGATAATGTTCCTGATCTTTCTCTTTTTGTAGGAGATTTAGCTGCAGATGTTACAGATAGCACGTTGTTTGAAGTTTTTTCTAATAAATACCCTTCTGTGAAAGCTGCAAAAGTTGTTTTTGATGCCAATACCGGCCGTTCAAAGGGTTATGGTTTCGTCAGGTTTGGAGATGATAATGAAAGGACCAAGGCTTTGAGTGAAATGAATGGTGTTTATTGTTCTAGTAGGCCTATGCGAATTGGTGCTGCAACTCCTAGGAAATCCTCTGGCTATCAACAAG GAGGCCACTCAAATAACACATCCAACCAATCTGAAGCTGATTCTACAAATACAACC ATATTTGTGGGAGGACTTGACCCTAGTGCTACTGCTGAAGATCTTAGACAACCATTCTCCCAGTATGGCGAGATAGTCTCTGTTAAGATACCTGTTGGAAAAGGATGTGGTTTTGTACAATTTGCCAACAG AAATAATGCAGAAGAGGCACTGCAGAAGCTAAATGGTGCAACAGTTGGCAAGCAAACAGTTCGCCTTTCTTGGGGCCGCAATCCGGCAAATAAGCAG CAGCATAGAATGGACTTCGGTAGTCCTTGGAATGGAGCCTATTATGGGGGAGGACCTGTTTATGACGGTTACGGATATGCTTTGCCGCACCCTCATGACCCGAGCATGTATGCTGCTGCTTATGGGGCTTACCCCGTTTACGGAGGAGGACATCAACAGCAAGTAAGCTAA
- the LOC131660882 gene encoding polyadenylate-binding protein RBP47C-like isoform X2, which produces MQSTNGSESKPTEQNTQTQQRPPKTPPHSLTVPPHQPWVPMQYPAAMVMPHHMLPPQHYAPPPHHYVPYHHYQHHAPHVHQGSSVLENKTIWVGDLQHWMDENYLHRCFASNGEIFSIKVIRNKQTGQPEGYGFVEFHSHGIAENILVNYAGMLMPNTDQPFRLNWATFSTGDHKRSDNVPDLSLFVGDLAADVTDSTLFEVFSNKYPSVKAAKVVFDANTGRSKGYGFVRFGDDNERTKALSEMNGVYCSSRPMRIGAATPRKSSGYQQGGHSNNTSNQSEADSTNTTIFVGGLDPSATAEDLRQPFSQYGEIVSVKIPVGKGCGFVQFANRNNAEEALQKLNGATVGKQTVRLSWGRNPANKQHRMDFGSPWNGAYYGGGPVYDGYGYALPHPHDPSMYAAAYGAYPVYGGGHQQQVS; this is translated from the exons ATGCAATCAACAAACGGTTCTGAATCGAAACCGACCGAACAGAATACTCAAACTCAACAACGGCCACCGAAAACGCCGCCGCATTCACTTACAGTTCCACCGCATCAACCGTGGGTTCCGATGCAATACCCGGCCGCAATGGTAATGCCGCACCATATGTTACCGCCGCAACATTATGCACCGCCACCGCATCATTACGTGCCTTATCATCACTATCAGCATCACGCGCCTCACGTGCATCAAGGATCTAGTGTTCTTGAAAATAAGACGATCTGGGTCGGTGATTTGCAGCATTGGATGGATGAGAATTATCTTCACCGATGTTTCGCTTCTAACGGCGag ATTTTCTCAATTAAAGTTATTCGCAATAAGCAGACTGGTCAACCAGAGGGTTATGGATTTGTGGAATTTCATTCACACGGGATCGCTGAGAATATTTTAGTGAATTATGCTGGGATGTTGATGCCTAATACAGATCAACCGTTTCGCCTTAACTGGGCAACATTTAGCACAGGAGATCACAAACGATCAGATAATGTTCCTGATCTTTCTCTTTTTGTAGGAGATTTAGCTGCAGATGTTACAGATAGCACGTTGTTTGAAGTTTTTTCTAATAAATACCCTTCTGTGAAAGCTGCAAAAGTTGTTTTTGATGCCAATACCGGCCGTTCAAAGGGTTATGGTTTCGTCAGGTTTGGAGATGATAATGAAAGGACCAAGGCTTTGAGTGAAATGAATGGTGTTTATTGTTCTAGTAGGCCTATGCGAATTGGTGCTGCAACTCCTAGGAAATCCTCTGGCTATCAACAAG GAGGCCACTCAAATAACACATCCAACCAATCTGAAGCTGATTCTACAAATACAACC ATATTTGTGGGAGGACTTGACCCTAGTGCTACTGCTGAAGATCTTAGACAACCATTCTCCCAGTATGGCGAGATAGTCTCTGTTAAGATACCTGTTGGAAAAGGATGTGGTTTTGTACAATTTGCCAACAG AAATAATGCAGAAGAGGCACTGCAGAAGCTAAATGGTGCAACAGTTGGCAAGCAAACAGTTCGCCTTTCTTGGGGCCGCAATCCGGCAAATAAGCAG CATAGAATGGACTTCGGTAGTCCTTGGAATGGAGCCTATTATGGGGGAGGACCTGTTTATGACGGTTACGGATATGCTTTGCCGCACCCTCATGACCCGAGCATGTATGCTGCTGCTTATGGGGCTTACCCCGTTTACGGAGGAGGACATCAACAGCAAGTAAGCTAA
- the LOC131657827 gene encoding uncharacterized protein LOC131657827: MDVGDDGWNITEHKWSLMMMQRFNHELREQPVLDIKSTKKFPLTLRLIVLAIAVVCGIYICSICLELKGIRTTSQLLGISVFKQPCPLPSNVQDWELPYLHYPQPKTYSREECSCNPVRYFCIISMQRSGSGWFETFLNSHINISSNGEIFSVSKRRENVSLILKTIDEVYNLDWFTSASKNECSAAVGFKWMLNQGLMEHHKEIVEYLEQKQVSTIFLFRRNLLRRMVSVLANTYDKDFKLLNGTHQSHVHSTMEASILAKYKPQINCTLLIPELKQTEETIRKAIAYFKNIRHVVLYYEDLVNNRNKLKDVQEFLKVPCRELESRQVKIHTAPLSLQIENWDEVQKKLKGTKYGSFLYKD, encoded by the exons ATGGATGTTGGTGATGATGGATGGAACATCACAGAGCATAAGTGGAGTTTGATGATGATGCAAAGATTTAATCATGAG TTACGGGAACAACCAGTACTAGATATAAAATCTACAAAGAAATTTCCATTAACATTGAGGTTGATAGTTTTAGCTATCGCAGTGGTTTGTGGAATATATATTTGCTCAATTTGCTTAGAGCTAAAAGGTATACGCACAACTTCCCAGTTATTAGGTATTAGTGTCTTCAAGCAACCATGTCCTCTTCCTTCCAACGTCCAAGATTGGGAACTTCCATATTTGCATTATCCACAACCCAAAACCTATAGCAG agaggagtgtagttgcaatccgGTTCGATATTTTTGCATTATATCAATGCAAAGATCTGGGAGTGGATGGTTCGAGACGTTTTTGAACAGTCATATTAACATAAGCTCCAATGGAGAAATATTTTCAGTTAGCAAAAGAAGAGAAAATGTTTCTTTAATTTTGAAGACGATAGATGAAGTGTATAATCTTGATTGGTTTACCAGTGCCTCCAAGAATGAGTGTTCTGCTGCTGTTGGCTTCAAGTGGATGCTTAATCAG GGTTTGATGGAGCATCATAAAGAAATAGTGGAATATTTGGAGCAGAAACAAGTTTCTACAATATTCTTGTTTAGAAGAAATTTGCTACGTAGAATGGTTTCTGTGTTGGCCAATACATATGATAAAGATTTCAAGCTACTAAATGGAACACACCAGTCTCACGTGCATTCTACAATGGAG GCTTCGATACTTGCGAAGTACAAACCACAAATCAATTGCACGTTATTGATTCCAGAGCTTAAGCAAACCGAGGAGACGATCAGAAAAGCGATTGCATATTTTAAGAACATTCGTCACGTTGTTCTTTACTACGAGGATCTTGTCAACAATCGCAAT AAATTGAAGGATGTTCAAGAATTTCTTAAGGTGCCATGCAGAGAACTAGAGAGTCGTCAAGTGAAGATACATACTGCACCATTATCGTTGCAAATTGAAAACTGGGATGAAGTTCAGAAAAAGCTGAAAGGGACCAAGTACGGGAGTTTTCTTTATAAAGACTAA